The genomic segment acaacttttttaattatttcaaacaaacttttaaaataattaaactttgggttttaacacccaaaaagtTTCTAagacccaatttgaatttgggtagtttaattcaaaaataaaattaaacaatttaattttaatatattaaaattcaagataattttaattttggatattttaattaaatttttttaattatggaagataacaattaaaatatttttaattaaggaaaataatcaatattatttcaattaaagaaatttccaaattaaaacaattttaattcaatttctaatttttaattaaatgaataattaaaataattatggtaacaacacactagGGTTTGTATGATACTAACCCTAGGCTGTACCAAGAGAGGCGGCGGCTGGAGGGTGGTCCGGCTGTGGAGGCTCGACTGGGCGCGACAGGGGCGCGATAAGTGCACGACTTGGTGTGCGAGGCTAGCGCAGGGGTGCGGGCTGGCTCAGGCGGGTGCACGGGCTGGCACAGGGGCGCCGGCTGGCATGCACGGTACGGCAGGGGTGCAGGGGCCAGGCACGCACGGGCTAGCTGGCGCAGGTAGGGCTGGGCTTGGGCTTGGAGATTGGGCCACAACATAATATTTTAATCcagaatttaaaaataaattacaaaatttataTGGCCCACAATGGCTTAcgtatttcatctagaaattttaagaacaattcctaaactcaAGAGTActattataaacaacccttaagaatctattatcatgaaaataaacatccatcaagtcaaacatatatcacatataatataaaattgcacataatcccacacaacaattaataatatgcatagattaatgacatattctggtaccaattgttggaaaaatataCAAAGTACGTAGGGAaataggcgtggtgggcccattgtttacaacaacaaaaaatttcatcattcatataaatagtttatatgaacaagaaaacatcgagatagaaacattaacatacaatataattaatcatgcaatcatatatataaatatacaatatatttatatataccatataaacacataaacatatgaaTATACAAGAACATAAacatttacctcttgaagtctattaagtgtccttgagtcttttcgtatatttatcgatcttcctatccaatgctttgagcactcaaaccacgatctttcgaagtgttttctacatctcaagatgtgtgtgggcatatagagaacatgggtttgcaatTTAAGAATCATAAGTATTTTTCAACaaatgagaacttggattatggtctgagaatggttagaataaagaagaagaagacagtCTTTTTGtctgaaattttttttttgaaaccaATTCTGAATTATATCTCTGActtatttcttcttcttattattctatatcatatacatataaagattattctattaccttattatttataataataatagtaatataataatatcataatgatgataagaattgatttaggtaaatatctaacttactaaatttgaaaaaactattttcaaattattaattaatgaaataaataaaataaaaacaacactgatacaatatcagtgtattggtacacgcatgacacagttcTTGGACTATGTCATGCATGAACTGCTATTTCCCTTTtcaaggatattgcatttttcttttatttatttattttactaaaatcaatcttctacaaaataaggtatttatctttttaaggaaaatatgacaaccatatttcaaaatttaaattttaaattcaaaatttaaataaatgatcatcattatcatcaccttttaaaattcaataaaccaaaaactatttttgacttaccaattttattttctcccactcacataaataattaatttaaaaaatttatttatttatatttatgaattttgaaaattatatatttaaattaataaatatattttcaaaaattaataattaattccaaattaattattcaacctcaattatcatataattacatactTGACCTgaaaaataaaattcttctcaaattccaaaattacagttttacccttgtatcaactcttacattgatatggtgttgatagagccaccttggggacctataatatcaagctccaataaatagtaGATTATTAATctaagctctttgattaaataatcatatttattaatctcatgattactccactataactacgagattgaactcttgataattatagacatatatttactgagtactttattaaagaataaagtgtccattgatataatcattacatacaacgttgttcatctattaatggttcataattgaaagggaataaaattactgtcttgcccttttagctatatcttgttcctagagtaccattgactttactagtgaaggttgtgtcacaataagtttgcgacatgagcgctcataaccttttcagttccaaaagtcaacccaatagggacccattattcaatctataagaaagtatagatttcatatctgttaaactacgtccccagccatatatatccttaagtccccaaaacaattgttcttagcttgatcattctgacaaaccttaacgcatgaatcaaaggatcagatgacatatacacgacttcatagcaacctcaagattaagatcatcgtgtatatgatcatcatttgatgtgtttgattaatactatgaaacgatgtttaaacaagtattaacaaatcacatttggtccagttctatatatcactatatataaagtaccttcaatAAAGTGtactactacactagtgacccggatctaggtcacttgtattcataatactagcaaaccgtactagcagtaattaatctaaagatttcataactctactttactgcgaactattttaagtttattatcttattcTCGACCCTCTCATGCCAATataagattaagaccacatagataaactttggaattttatgatattcacttaatattatccatattcacttaatattatcaatataatatcggacatagtttatatataataatccaattcaattatttatttcatttaaaacattttcaactacaattgctttaaggataCTATTCCAACTAGTGATaacttaattaaatcaattattgccctcccgacatgctaataaagtcactaagctttattagcaaatttgggacgttataactATGGTGGCTTGGGATCGTTTACGTAATCTCTTCCAAGACAACAAGGGCACTCGAGTTGTGCACCTTGAAAGTCAATTCGGGGCTACGTACCTCGAAGATTTCTTTTCCCTTGCTAAATACTGTCAATCTTTAAAGACAATCTCCATGCAAGTCACTCCTATTGGTCATCAAGTTTCGGAAGAGCGTTTGGTTCTTCAATTAGTCGCTCATCTCACCGACGAATATGCCATGATTGCCACCATCATTCAACAGACAGTTCCCTTGCCTAATTTTGACAAAGCATGCTCGATGCTTGATCTGGATCGCACGAGTCATCACAAAAGCAAAAAGGGTACTTCTTCCTCTTCCATTGTTCTCGCTGCCTTTAGTGACTCTCTGAATATGTCCAACTGTCAACTAAAATAGCAGCTCGTCGGTAGTGGTGGACATGGCGGCCGTGAAAATGGTGGTCGTGACTATGATGACTGCATTAATAGAGGCAAAAATGGGCTTGGTCGTGGCAGAGGTCGTGGCTATTGTCAAGGCGGAGGTCGTGGCTATGGTCATGGCGGAGGCCGTGGCTATGGTCATGGCCGTGGGGCTGGAAACTCTCCGTACTATAGATGGGGAGGCCCATAAGTGCCATAATGGGCCTATCCCCCATGCCCCTATCCTACGCAGCCTCCACATTGGTGCGGGATGCCTTCGGTAAACAACCACGGTCTGCTTGGAGCTCCCCCGCAACCCCATAAGTAGCTGCCACAAGCACTCCTCACCAATGTTACCAACCGTCTCATCTTCCAGTATTTTTCAATATTTTGTCTCTTCAACAACCAGATGAAAATTGGTATATGGATACTGGCGCCACTTCTCATGTCATGAATAATCCAAGtatcactactagaaatataggcttttacttcgttttttacacatagaatataaaaaaactgaagtaaaagcctttcaattagtttttacttcgcttttgggaatggtagtacataaaaaaaaaaggccattactttggtttcttaaaaaaacgaagttaaaatagaaaatagacaagGGCCATGCTTGGTTTGCACACTATATCGGGGCTTTttaaaaaaccgaagtgaaaagtggagcaaCCAAACACGGCCctgaaggcttttacttcggttcttatataagaaccgaagtagaaagggtactttctacttcggttcttatacaaaaccgaagtagaaagtaccatttctacttcggtttttatataagaaccgaagtaaaagagttttaatacccttaatatatagctccCGCGGCTCATTCGtctctctgaagcaaaaatctcaaacgtcaaacccagaaaacctccattgttgtcgtactcccacgagggtttcacaaaatataccattttttatgttttttttaccatttgaaaccatttttcttacttaaaaacagaaatattagttccatttttatttttgagggagaaaataaagactttgggtgtgggtattttagggttcgaaaatgggtattgttattggactttggctggttttcttacattaaaataagttcttgagcttcaaaaaaggtatgaatcactaaatctttgtttgtatgattttttttttctataatattttcagattttttttcttatagatataatgtgtttattatatataggttttagagttgctaCTATTGATTTAGAGattattttgagcatcaaagaaggtttgttaccttaaaactttgtttgtgttaatttttttatattattccgaatttaatacttgttttttagtatatttgtgttatatttttttttgttattttatataatgttattaattatatatatattagtaaaatttaaaaattgttgtgacttgctatttaaatttctaaacatagcttcaataggtaatgttgttgccaatgttagaacttgaaatgtttggattattagtgacatttgttttttgttttctataactagctagcttgatatgttgtttgatgattatgtagctagtttaattaattatgtaattgatttttatttgtttttgtttaagctttttagtagggttgttgatttagttgccaattcggtattgattttgggtgacttcaagagtaatattggaggtgagtaatctttaaattttatttattactattgcaatatttatttataaaattagagttaaatcttGCATGCTTTACtttagtgaagtaagttctgggaaatttgttgttggcggtgatataaggatgtaattatgtatattgattttgtgttgaatttatatataattataaaattgggatatgctacaaaaacaaagaaaactctgccaattttttttatagattttattaattgtttttctttttcaatttgcaCACTATGTCAatatattttgtgtgttatttacagaTTTAAAATtttttggagatgttaaaatgcagttgttatgctgccgaaattttgttagacttaggaaaatttaataattaaacttcaattatgtttgatgtcctagaaaaaagaactaggagtggaagatgtagatGGATATGAAATTTGAATAAGAGTgcgagaaacgaagaagactcttgttgaagataatttggacaaaaaaattgaagaaagagatgtaagtgttttaaagcaaagtaggaaatttttttaagtgttgttacaagttactaatttaatctattATTGGTTTGTTTTGTAGAATGAACaaaatgacaaagttactagtagtcaaatgtcgccaagggtcgggaggacatcttgccaatccaacaagaatagttaagtcgattgatgacttaaatttattagtaagactattttgtttatacatacctttagttttatgtgaatgtatatataaatgtttaggttattttacttaattaccgttatgtgaatgtatatatgaatgattaggttattctacttaacaattatgtgaatgtataaatatttaattttataagaattttaattctaagtgtataaattttgtgatttttatttctgttataaattaaatgaaaataaaccaattccaattgtaaaaatatatataactataaattcatataattagactatttaacaTAATTATggcataaaaaaaagaaaaaaatagaatttggcaatttaaaaataattagaaataattattaaaaaaaaggtttctacttcgatttttacataataaccgaagcaGGGAAGcataccccactttctacttcggttattatgtaaaaaccgaagtagaatccctactttctacttcgttttttacataataaccgaagtagaaagcctgtttttcacttcggtttttaactactttttacttcgctccgaactactgcggttgcgaattttagcgaaaaccgaagtaaatccagcttaaaaaccgaagtaaaagccctttTTTCTTGTTGTGTATTCTTCCTTCTATTATCAATTGGCGCAATCTCAATTCGAATGTTTTGGTTGGTGATGGCTCTAAAATTCTAATTCGTGGTTCGAGCTCATCCACTCTCCTTAACCTACACCCTAACCTTActcttaaaaatattatttatgccCCAAATATAGTTAAAAATCTTATTTATGTCCATCAGTTCACTAAAGATAATCTAGTGTCTTTGAATTTGATCCTTTTGGTTTCTCTGTAAAGGATTTTCGAACAGGGGCACTCTTGGCGAGGTCCAGTAGTGTGGGTGATTTTTATCCTCTGTCTACCTCATATCCATCTTCCAACCTACCATCATTACATGTTGTCCTACCTCCCTCCACGTGGCACAACCATCTAGGTCATCCTACAAACCCGTTTTTAGCTTTCTTAAGAAAAATAATTTCATTATATGTAATAGGGAAACTACCTCCACCCTTTATCATGCTTGTCAATTGGGAAAACATTGCAAATTGCCTTTTTTAACTTCTCTTTCTATGACTATGAAACCATTTGATATTATCCATAGTGACTTGTTTAACGTCTCCAATTTTAAGTCCTTCTGGATTTCGTTATTATGCGTTGTTTCTTGATGATTATTCTCATTATTTATGGGCTTTTCCCCTCAAACAAAAATCACATGCGTTTTCTACTTTCTCCATTTTTCACTCCTATGTCCACACTCAATTTGGAGTCCACATCAAGGCTTTGCAATGCAATAATGGTAGAGAGTACAATAATCATAACTTCACCAATTTCTCCAATTCAAATGGAATGATTTATCACTCTTGCCCTCACACCTCACCTCAAAACAGGAAAGCTGAGCGTATGATTCGTACACTTAACAATATCATACACTCTCTCTTATTTCACGCTTCCCCCATTGTTTTGGGTCAAAGCTTTACATATGGTCGTCTCTCTTCTTAATATTTGTCCTACTAGTCTCCTTAATAACATCACTCCAATGCAAGTCATTTTCAATAAAGTCCCTAGCTATGCCCATTTACGCACCTATGGTTGTTTGTGCTATCCGAATTTATCTGAAACTGCCACACACAAATTGAGTCCTAGATCCACCCCTTGCATATTTTTGGGGTATCCTTCTTCTCATCGTGGTTATAGGTGCTATGACTTGCACACTAGAAAGGTCATCATTTCTCATCATGTAGTCTTTGATGAGAGTGTCTTTCCATATTCTAGCCACTACACTCCGCATATACGTGACTGTAAATTTTTGAGCAATGAGGATCTCCTCCTCTTTTAGTTAAAACTCCAGATACAACCACCACAATGCCCCAAACTTCGCCATCCACTCCTCCCACCGAACCTCTTGATGACCCACGACCTACCATGATCCCAACCCCATTATTGGTGCAGCTTCACCCCCACCATGCCGTGAACCCCACGACCCATGATACCATCGACCCGACTGACATTACACCATCTTTGTCCACCTCTCCTACTCATGTGGATCCGCCCATTCCACCTCTCGACCAATCCCCAACCGTCGCACCTAATTCAGCCCAAAAATGCAATCTCGAAGCCAAAGTGGCATCTCTAAGCCCAATCCTAAATATTTTCTCACCACTATTTCACCTTCCTTAATCTCACCCTTACCTAAATCACACAATTTTCTCAACAATTTATTTCTCAACTCAGTACAGAGTTTGCAATGACTGATTTGGGTCCCCTGTCATATTTCCTCGACATCTCTATTCACAGATCCTTCACCACTATGTTTTTGTCTCAACGCCAAGATGCACAGGAAATCCTCTCTCGGGCGAACATGTCCTCTTGTAAATCGGCCCTCACTCCAGTTGACACCCAATCTAAACTTAGTGCTAGTAGTGGTCCACCTATGAAGGATCCCACTCTCTACCGCCAGCTTTCCAGAGCTGTTCAATACCTCACCTTTACGAGACCAAATATTTCTTATGTTGTACAACAAGTATGCTT from the Humulus lupulus chromosome X, drHumLupu1.1, whole genome shotgun sequence genome contains:
- the LOC133805725 gene encoding uncharacterized mitochondrial protein AtMg00810-like, with amino-acid sequence MTDLGPLSYFLDISIHRSFTTMFLSQRQDAQEILSRANMSSCKSALTPVDTQSKLSASSGPPMKDPTLYRQLSRAVQYLTFTRPNISYVVQQVCLFMHNPHEQHFHTLRRILCYIKGTIEFGMHLTSSPATGLVSYMDADWGGCSDTRRSTFGYCIFLSDNLVS
- the LOC133805724 gene encoding uncharacterized protein LOC133805724; protein product: MVAWDRLRNLFQDNKGTRVVHLESQFGATYLEDFFSLAKYCQSLKTISMQVTPIGHQVSEERLVLQLVAHLTDEYAMIATIIQQTVPLPNFDKACSMLDLDRTSHHKSKKGTSSSSIQLVGSGGHGGRENGGRDYDDCINRGKNGLGRGRGRGYCQGGGRGYGHGGGRGYGHGRGAGNSPYYRWGGP